The following proteins are co-located in the Echinicola sp. 20G genome:
- a CDS encoding FecR family protein — protein MKSYQKLDDFLEDKSFRDWVLGKNPEANLEWTSWLEENPHLEDLVFKAKSILLELEAVGNEWSQDIHREQYKSIADRIQKGKEKNKSLSSKSYSYRVAAVIILLIAATSIIYLSGGIDSKLGSTSEMGNIVAQNSVTKNTPRGKKQKVNLPDGSIVFLNSASEIKYDNGFGRTNRDISLTGEAFFEVKPNKKLPFNVVSDDLVTTALGTSFNVNAYQNDQIIVKLTTGKVEVLQSSQQKNLVYLEPGEEAIYQLGQKIEKSTFDLDEGVLWRKGVLAFQKDDFKTMVRSLERWYGVDVNVQNLPENEDLRVSGKFEKKPLYNVLESLSYSMGFEYKLEKNQVTINFNPKN, from the coding sequence ATGAAAAGCTACCAAAAATTAGATGATTTCTTAGAAGACAAGAGTTTCAGAGACTGGGTACTTGGAAAGAACCCGGAAGCAAATTTGGAATGGACTTCTTGGTTGGAAGAAAATCCACACCTTGAAGACCTTGTTTTTAAAGCTAAATCCATTCTATTGGAGCTAGAGGCGGTTGGAAATGAATGGAGCCAAGATATACATAGGGAACAGTATAAATCCATTGCTGACCGAATTCAAAAAGGAAAGGAAAAAAACAAAAGCCTGTCTAGCAAATCCTATTCCTATCGGGTTGCAGCAGTAATTATATTGCTGATAGCTGCGACTTCAATCATCTACTTAAGTGGGGGGATTGATTCAAAATTAGGTAGTACTTCTGAAATGGGGAATATAGTTGCCCAAAATAGTGTGACGAAAAATACCCCACGAGGTAAAAAGCAAAAGGTTAATCTACCGGATGGTAGCATTGTCTTTTTAAATTCAGCAAGTGAAATAAAGTATGACAATGGTTTCGGTAGGACAAACCGGGATATTTCGCTTACAGGAGAAGCTTTTTTTGAAGTTAAACCCAACAAAAAACTACCTTTCAATGTCGTAAGTGATGATTTGGTAACTACGGCCCTGGGAACCAGTTTTAATGTCAATGCTTATCAGAATGATCAAATAATTGTAAAGCTTACCACTGGAAAAGTTGAAGTCCTTCAATCTTCACAGCAGAAAAACCTGGTTTATTTAGAACCAGGAGAAGAAGCTATCTATCAACTGGGACAAAAAATAGAGAAGTCCACTTTTGATTTAGATGAAGGTGTTTTATGGAGAAAAGGAGTTTTAGCCTTTCAAAAGGATGACTTTAAGACCATGGTGAGGTCTCTTGAGCGTTGGTATGGTGTGGATGTTAATGTCCAGAACCTTCCCGAAAATGAGGATTTGAGGGTTTCCGGAAAGTTTGAAAAAAAGCCCCTATATAACGTTTTGGAAAGTCTTTCCTACTCAATGGGATTTGAGTATAAACTAGAGAAAAATCAAGTAACAATAAATTTTAACCCTAAAAACTGA
- a CDS encoding TonB-dependent receptor, which translates to MKKTLHTLCMIGKYYLYGFVFQLLFLNLIYAAPSKAQESLDLKKVFLSLDLDKVPLDEALSEINKKTQFQFIYRPDLVENSSPVSIQVTNQSLESVLLKLAKSHRLAFKQVDNNISVKQTPRSKTQSILIENNIRGTVVDEDGLPMPGVTIVVLGTTTGTVTDADGKYNITAPEGGRLKFSFVGFRTKEVEVQNRSVIDVTMELDLMTLNEVSIVGTSMKESDLTGAIVNVGEEKLNERPVTSVNEALQGRAAGVYIQNNPEPGSDAGIRIRGTNSLQYGGNPIYVVDGIIMDRDFNMVNLNDVASVNVLKDASATALYGSRGANGVVVITTKKGKTGEGKVSYNGWFGVQEFVNESLTLGAKDMFELRIDALENAQNVGGAYYASNPNASREDFINDELLGDGKMWFADYELESYNNGKSYNWLDAVTRKAMQQNHTLSFSGGSEKGNYYMSFGYVDQQGLVKSSGYKRYTGRINAEQHIKSWLKVGTNSTYSKSMDDLVDGKVFGVASVANPLLPISNDSLYLAWGNNWDINMENPLNSMLIQKDRSKSRILTSNYININPIEGLNIRSTISMDLIDQEYYEYTPSNIQQAYRDSFRGRAIHNLDHASNYQWDNSISYEKLVNTKHLINGLLSTSMIKNQFKYSNVSARDFPIDDFGYYNLGAAFDKENFNLGSNVVESTLMSYLGRVNYEYDGRYMLTATARLDGSSKFAEGHKWGVFPSLAMAWDISEEQFMQDSKWIDQAKLRIGYGSVGNQNIPDYAFFSLYNPVYSNETVSFNSTGLRGTSALTWEKQDQFNLGINFGVLNNKIQFTADYFNIVNSNLLIRRSLSTLTGYREAIENVGEMRNRGFEFSLNAALIDHDDLKWNFSGNISFDKNKITKLYGDVDAIYSFGGFTGTDIQREGNFFLGESINTIYMWEFDRIIQEEDMEYVNSLSLPGKTLRPGDILPKDQQAEGEEGHGIIDEDDRVIIGKKDPKFYGGFSSDINYRNFSLNAVFTYSYGAKRVSGFYESLMNGTGYGATHKDMLDRWTPENTDTNIPRATYDNPSRFSAGETSWGIQDASYLRLATLTLSYDFPQPLISKLGLSNCRVYTTGNNLFTWTKYKGYDPENGDWYPTAKMFVLGLNLGF; encoded by the coding sequence ATGAAAAAAACATTACATACACTATGTATGATAGGCAAATACTATCTATATGGGTTTGTGTTTCAGCTGCTATTTCTTAACCTGATTTATGCAGCACCTTCTAAAGCTCAAGAGTCATTGGATCTAAAAAAGGTATTCTTAAGCCTTGACCTTGATAAAGTGCCTTTGGACGAAGCACTTTCTGAAATTAACAAGAAAACCCAATTTCAATTCATTTACAGACCAGACTTGGTTGAAAACTCTTCTCCAGTCAGCATTCAGGTAACTAACCAATCCTTGGAAAGTGTTCTTCTAAAACTCGCTAAAAGCCATCGGTTGGCCTTTAAGCAAGTGGACAATAATATCAGTGTCAAGCAAACACCAAGAAGCAAGACCCAAAGCATTTTAATAGAAAATAATATCAGGGGAACCGTGGTGGATGAGGATGGTCTTCCTATGCCGGGCGTAACCATCGTTGTACTTGGAACCACAACCGGCACCGTAACCGATGCTGATGGGAAATATAATATAACGGCCCCGGAAGGAGGAAGGCTTAAATTCAGCTTTGTGGGTTTTAGGACTAAGGAAGTTGAAGTCCAAAATCGGTCCGTTATTGATGTTACCATGGAGCTGGACCTAATGACCCTCAATGAGGTCTCCATAGTGGGAACCTCGATGAAAGAGTCTGATTTGACTGGGGCCATAGTCAATGTGGGAGAGGAAAAATTGAATGAAAGGCCTGTTACTTCCGTCAATGAGGCACTTCAGGGCCGTGCTGCTGGAGTCTACATCCAAAACAATCCAGAACCAGGATCAGATGCAGGAATCAGAATCAGGGGAACCAATTCCTTACAATATGGTGGAAACCCAATTTATGTGGTAGATGGAATTATCATGGATAGGGATTTCAATATGGTTAACCTCAATGATGTTGCTTCTGTAAATGTCCTTAAGGACGCTTCTGCCACAGCCCTGTATGGATCCAGAGGTGCCAATGGCGTAGTGGTTATTACCACCAAAAAAGGAAAGACCGGTGAGGGAAAAGTTTCCTATAATGGATGGTTTGGTGTTCAGGAATTTGTCAATGAGTCCCTTACACTTGGAGCCAAAGATATGTTCGAACTTAGAATAGACGCTTTGGAGAATGCCCAAAATGTCGGAGGAGCTTATTATGCCTCAAATCCGAATGCTTCTAGAGAGGACTTCATCAATGATGAACTCTTGGGAGATGGTAAAATGTGGTTTGCAGATTATGAATTAGAAAGCTATAACAATGGAAAAAGTTATAACTGGCTAGATGCGGTTACCAGGAAAGCAATGCAACAAAACCATACCCTCAGTTTTTCAGGCGGTAGCGAGAAAGGTAACTATTATATGAGCTTTGGATATGTCGATCAGCAGGGATTGGTAAAGAGTTCAGGGTACAAGCGTTACACCGGTAGGATAAATGCCGAACAGCATATAAAGAGTTGGCTTAAAGTAGGAACCAACTCCACTTACTCCAAAAGTATGGATGACTTGGTGGATGGTAAAGTGTTTGGTGTAGCCAGTGTAGCCAACCCATTGCTTCCAATCAGTAATGACTCCCTTTATCTTGCTTGGGGCAACAATTGGGACATCAATATGGAAAATCCACTCAATTCCATGTTGATTCAAAAAGATCGTTCCAAAAGTAGAATACTTACTTCCAATTATATCAATATCAACCCTATAGAAGGCCTGAATATTCGCTCTACTATTTCAATGGATTTGATAGACCAGGAATATTATGAATATACACCTAGCAATATCCAACAAGCTTATAGGGATTCCTTTAGGGGAAGAGCCATCCATAACTTGGATCATGCCAGCAATTACCAATGGGATAACTCTATTAGTTATGAAAAACTGGTCAATACCAAACATTTGATCAATGGACTGTTAAGTACAAGTATGATCAAAAATCAGTTTAAATATTCCAATGTAAGTGCAAGGGATTTTCCAATAGATGATTTTGGGTACTATAACCTAGGAGCGGCTTTTGATAAAGAGAATTTTAACCTTGGTTCTAATGTAGTGGAATCTACACTGATGTCATACTTGGGAAGGGTGAACTATGAATATGATGGTCGTTACATGTTGACCGCAACGGCTAGGTTGGATGGATCATCGAAATTTGCAGAAGGACATAAATGGGGTGTTTTCCCATCTCTGGCAATGGCCTGGGATATTTCTGAAGAACAGTTTATGCAGGATAGCAAATGGATAGACCAAGCAAAGCTCCGAATTGGCTATGGTAGTGTTGGTAACCAAAATATTCCTGATTATGCCTTCTTTAGCCTTTACAACCCTGTTTATTCCAATGAAACAGTTTCATTTAATTCAACTGGTTTAAGGGGTACTTCAGCTTTGACATGGGAAAAGCAAGATCAATTCAACCTAGGAATCAATTTTGGGGTATTAAACAATAAAATTCAATTTACTGCTGATTACTTCAATATTGTCAATTCAAACCTGTTAATAAGAAGGTCTTTATCAACATTGACAGGATATAGGGAAGCCATTGAAAATGTTGGTGAAATGCGTAACAGAGGGTTTGAATTTTCATTGAATGCCGCGTTGATTGACCATGATGACCTAAAATGGAATTTTTCCGGGAATATTTCATTTGATAAAAACAAGATCACTAAACTTTATGGAGATGTAGACGCCATATATAGCTTTGGAGGTTTCACGGGAACAGATATCCAACGTGAGGGCAATTTCTTCTTGGGAGAATCCATAAACACCATCTATATGTGGGAATTTGACCGAATCATCCAGGAAGAAGATATGGAATACGTCAACTCCCTTTCACTCCCCGGAAAAACATTGCGCCCTGGAGATATTCTACCAAAGGACCAACAGGCCGAAGGGGAGGAAGGACATGGCATAATTGATGAAGATGATCGCGTTATCATAGGGAAAAAGGATCCTAAGTTTTATGGAGGATTTTCATCTGATATAAACTACAGGAATTTTTCACTCAATGCAGTATTTACCTATTCGTACGGTGCCAAAAGAGTAAGTGGATTTTATGAAAGCCTCATGAACGGTACGGGATACGGAGCGACCCATAAAGATATGCTCGACCGGTGGACTCCAGAAAATACGGACACCAATATCCCTAGGGCTACATACGACAATCCAAGTAGGTTCTCGGCAGGAGAAACTTCTTGGGGTATCCAAGATGCTTCTTACTTAAGGTTGGCTACTTTGACCTTATCATATGATTTTCCGCAGCCCCTCATTTCTAAATTGGGCTTGAGCAACTGCAGGGTGTATACAACAGGGAACAACCTGTTTACATGGACCAAGTACAAAGGCTATGATCCTGAAAATGGAGATTGGTACCCAACGGCAAAGATGTTTGTACTTGGCCTGAACCTAGGTTTCTAG
- a CDS encoding RagB/SusD family nutrient uptake outer membrane protein: protein MKKINLAILFTITLFSLVSCNDFLVEEPKTQLTEEQVYGDEENIRLLISGLYLQWRNTKQDRGGFMFTLGTDEAKQGGQQVQENNVQAALDKYNGALNPANSSLAEQWSKRWPVVTAAAKAVFYAKSDELKAQAAFIRATLNFELAMLWGPIPIIDMENLKESRQPLEDVFTFIIRDLEFAAQHLNDSEEDPKIPTKGAAEALLGKVYMYVPEATGLRDYEKAISYFDQAIPRYSLIDNYEDLFNTTIDQNSSESIYAFQFVNIYPDNNMAQHHAGSRAVADLDNNTYFGGYDLILPTEYYYKDITEGGIWEPGDTRKMASIRYDFTLPDGREPSITWTGQQDELEPHTKKFEDVRTQGLQNFWYSGGLIYYLRLPDILLCKAECLNELGRTSEAVQLVNTTVRNRAFGGDLPAELAWETTTSQSEFRDMIMDERMRELGFEGWRRMDLIRTGRLVELVKERNPWAKASGTIAEYHNRYPIPESEIKQNELINEEDQNPGY, encoded by the coding sequence ATGAAAAAAATTAATTTAGCCATATTATTTACAATCACCTTGTTTAGCTTGGTGTCATGTAACGACTTTCTTGTTGAGGAACCAAAGACACAGCTTACTGAGGAGCAAGTGTATGGAGATGAAGAAAATATACGTTTATTGATCTCGGGACTTTACCTGCAGTGGAGAAACACCAAGCAGGATCGAGGTGGCTTTATGTTTACGCTTGGAACGGATGAAGCCAAACAAGGAGGTCAGCAAGTTCAGGAAAATAATGTACAAGCTGCACTGGACAAGTACAATGGTGCACTCAATCCCGCTAATTCATCCCTAGCCGAACAGTGGAGCAAAAGATGGCCTGTTGTCACTGCTGCCGCCAAGGCTGTCTTTTACGCGAAGTCTGACGAACTGAAGGCCCAAGCTGCCTTTATCCGTGCTACATTAAATTTTGAACTGGCAATGCTCTGGGGGCCAATTCCCATTATTGACATGGAAAACCTCAAAGAGTCCAGACAACCCTTGGAAGATGTTTTTACTTTCATTATCAGAGATCTTGAATTTGCTGCGCAACATTTGAACGATTCTGAAGAAGACCCAAAGATCCCTACCAAAGGAGCCGCAGAAGCCTTACTGGGGAAGGTTTATATGTACGTGCCCGAAGCGACTGGTTTGAGGGATTATGAAAAAGCAATTTCCTATTTCGACCAGGCTATACCCAGGTATTCCCTGATCGATAATTATGAAGACCTCTTTAATACCACAATTGACCAAAATTCCTCGGAATCCATTTATGCCTTCCAATTTGTCAACATCTACCCGGACAATAACATGGCCCAGCACCATGCTGGATCCAGAGCCGTAGCTGACCTTGACAACAATACCTATTTTGGAGGGTATGACCTGATCCTTCCTACCGAATACTACTATAAGGATATTACCGAAGGGGGGATATGGGAGCCTGGTGATACCAGAAAAATGGCCAGTATTCGATATGATTTCACTTTACCTGATGGCCGTGAGCCCTCCATTACCTGGACGGGACAACAGGATGAGCTAGAGCCTCATACCAAGAAATTCGAGGATGTCAGGACCCAGGGGTTGCAGAATTTCTGGTATTCAGGAGGCCTGATATATTACCTTCGACTTCCTGATATTCTGCTTTGCAAAGCTGAATGCCTAAATGAGCTCGGAAGAACGTCAGAGGCTGTTCAATTGGTGAATACTACTGTAAGGAACAGGGCTTTTGGAGGAGACCTTCCCGCCGAATTGGCCTGGGAAACCACTACTTCACAAAGTGAATTCAGGGATATGATCATGGATGAAAGAATGCGGGAATTGGGATTTGAAGGCTGGAGGAGAATGGATCTTATACGCACTGGAAGATTGGTAGAACTCGTGAAGGAACGAAACCCTTGGGCCAAAGCTTCAGGAACCATTGCCGAATACCATAACAGGTATCCAATTCCAGAATCGGAAATCAAACAAAATGAACTGATCAACGAAGAAGACCAAAATCCTGGATATTGA
- a CDS encoding GH92 family glycosyl hydrolase: MLNVYESIMCYFKKVYFLLFLLITNTLLTFGQQSKRPAYLVNPLVGATTSVELAGSYHGLGKTFPGVATPFGMVQVSPNTITGGDNGSGYSDEHRSIEGFAMTQMSGVGWYGDLGNFLVMPTAGKLKTVAGSHDRPEEGYRSRFDKESEKAMAGYYKVYLTDYDIKAELTASKHCGMMRFTFNKSEKPRIQIDLARRVGGTSTEQYIEIVNDHTIRGWMKCDPEGGGWGNGAGKASYTVYFYTQFSEPMLENGVWSAEIPPNTSRKLEAVTSKEYLDRVKNAKIVKGISKIQDRHIGFFTEFDKSAKVIKVKTGISFTNYENAQNNLSVEMPHWNFKKVRENAIDAWNEALGKVKVSGGSLEEQRVFYTALYHTLIDPRDFTDVNGDYFGGDGKIHKAEGFTKRTVFSGWDVFRSQFPLQTILNPDVVNDMINSLISLADEAGMDYLERWEFLNAYSGCMIGNPAVSVIADAYMKGIRSYDANRALDLAVNTSNKFGNGPEGYVSGNYGISETMEYSYSDWCTGVLADSLGHHDIASRFIEKGKNYVNVFDDEKGWFRPKGSNGKFLSWPDAGRLEQWYGCIESNPYQQGWFVPHDISGMFKLMGEKEDVVKDLTCFFENAPNDLKWNDYYNHANEPVHHVPFLFNFLDQPWLTQKWTRYICKIAYRDEVDGLVGNEDVGQMSAWYVLASSGLYQVCPGNSRYEITSPVFDEIVFSLDPVYATGKTFTVIAHNNSDQNIYIQKAVLNGIALSSPHLDYSDISKGGKLELFMGSAPKTDQW; encoded by the coding sequence ATGTTAAATGTATATGAAAGCATAATGTGTTATTTTAAAAAGGTTTATTTTTTACTGTTTTTATTGATCACCAATACCCTATTGACCTTTGGTCAACAAAGTAAAAGGCCTGCCTATTTGGTTAACCCTTTGGTGGGGGCTACCACAAGTGTGGAACTAGCGGGCTCCTATCATGGATTGGGAAAGACATTTCCAGGTGTGGCAACCCCTTTTGGAATGGTACAGGTAAGTCCGAACACAATTACTGGTGGGGACAACGGCTCAGGGTACAGTGATGAACACCGGAGCATTGAAGGATTTGCAATGACTCAGATGAGCGGTGTAGGGTGGTATGGTGATCTTGGAAATTTTCTTGTAATGCCCACTGCTGGAAAGCTCAAAACCGTTGCAGGAAGTCATGATCGCCCTGAAGAAGGGTATCGCTCAAGGTTTGACAAGGAAAGTGAAAAGGCAATGGCTGGCTATTATAAGGTATATCTTACAGATTATGATATCAAAGCAGAATTAACCGCAAGCAAACATTGCGGGATGATGCGCTTTACCTTTAACAAAAGTGAAAAGCCCAGGATTCAGATAGACCTTGCCAGGAGAGTTGGGGGTACATCTACCGAACAATATATAGAAATAGTAAATGATCATACTATCAGAGGGTGGATGAAATGTGATCCCGAAGGTGGTGGCTGGGGAAATGGAGCAGGTAAGGCAAGCTATACTGTTTATTTTTATACACAGTTCAGTGAGCCTATGTTAGAAAACGGTGTGTGGTCTGCTGAAATACCCCCAAATACCAGCAGAAAACTGGAGGCTGTTACTTCAAAGGAATATTTGGACAGGGTTAAAAATGCTAAGATTGTTAAGGGAATATCCAAGATTCAAGACAGGCATATCGGTTTTTTTACAGAATTTGATAAGAGCGCAAAGGTGATAAAGGTTAAAACAGGAATTTCATTTACAAATTATGAAAATGCCCAGAACAACCTTTCGGTTGAAATGCCTCATTGGAACTTTAAAAAAGTAAGGGAGAATGCTATAGATGCATGGAATGAGGCATTGGGAAAAGTGAAAGTATCCGGAGGCAGTTTGGAGGAACAAAGGGTATTTTATACCGCACTCTATCATACCCTGATAGACCCAAGGGATTTTACTGATGTTAACGGTGACTATTTTGGCGGAGATGGAAAAATCCATAAGGCCGAGGGGTTTACAAAAAGGACGGTTTTCAGTGGTTGGGATGTGTTTCGGAGTCAATTTCCATTACAGACTATTCTAAATCCTGATGTTGTCAATGATATGATCAATTCCTTGATTTCTTTGGCAGATGAAGCTGGCATGGATTACCTTGAGAGATGGGAGTTCCTGAATGCCTATAGCGGCTGTATGATTGGAAATCCTGCCGTATCCGTTATTGCCGATGCCTATATGAAAGGAATCCGCAGTTATGATGCTAACAGAGCATTGGACTTGGCTGTTAATACAAGCAATAAGTTTGGGAATGGACCTGAAGGATATGTTTCTGGGAATTATGGGATTTCCGAGACTATGGAATATAGTTATTCTGATTGGTGTACAGGTGTATTGGCCGATAGTTTGGGCCATCATGACATTGCGTCCCGATTTATTGAAAAAGGAAAGAACTATGTTAATGTTTTCGATGATGAAAAAGGATGGTTTCGTCCAAAAGGTTCCAACGGGAAATTCCTGTCATGGCCTGATGCAGGAAGGTTGGAACAATGGTATGGATGTATTGAGAGCAATCCCTATCAACAGGGCTGGTTTGTACCGCATGATATCTCGGGGATGTTTAAGTTGATGGGGGAAAAAGAAGATGTGGTCAAAGATCTCACCTGTTTTTTTGAAAACGCCCCCAATGATCTCAAGTGGAACGACTATTATAACCACGCCAATGAACCTGTACATCATGTTCCGTTTCTTTTTAACTTTTTGGATCAACCTTGGCTAACACAAAAATGGACCAGGTATATCTGTAAAATTGCCTACCGCGATGAAGTTGATGGTTTGGTTGGCAATGAAGATGTAGGCCAGATGTCTGCATGGTACGTTTTGGCGTCCTCTGGACTTTACCAGGTTTGTCCGGGGAATTCCAGATATGAAATTACCAGTCCTGTTTTCGATGAAATTGTTTTTTCCCTTGACCCTGTTTACGCTACTGGAAAAACATTCACTGTCATAGCGCATAACAATTCTGATCAGAACATCTATATCCAAAAAGCTGTACTCAATGGCATAGCGTTATCTTCTCCCCACCTCGACTATAGTGATATATCCAAAGGAGGTAAACTTGAATTGTTTATGGGAAGTGCCCCAAAAACCGATCAATGGTAA
- a CDS encoding RNA polymerase sigma factor, with the protein MNFMEADDKEIWQRVVNGNDRAFANIYDRYAKDMYKYGRRFTTDTELVNDVIQDIFVHLWEAREKLAIQKSIKFYLLSSIRRETIKRINRSYDKESFDEFQFKAAWNESFEEVLLENQITLERNNKISEIMDSLPSRQKEAIHLRYLEEMSYEDVSELMGVKISTLYNLIFTGLKTLKEKLPSRKMLISVLGILLGFLN; encoded by the coding sequence ATGAATTTTATGGAAGCGGATGATAAGGAAATCTGGCAGCGTGTTGTGAACGGAAATGACCGGGCTTTTGCCAATATTTACGATCGGTATGCCAAGGACATGTACAAATACGGCCGAAGGTTCACCACAGATACGGAGCTTGTCAATGACGTTATTCAGGATATTTTTGTTCATCTGTGGGAAGCCAGAGAAAAATTGGCTATTCAAAAGTCTATTAAGTTCTACTTATTGTCTTCCATAAGAAGAGAGACCATAAAAAGGATTAACAGGTCTTATGACAAAGAAAGCTTTGATGAATTTCAATTCAAAGCAGCATGGAATGAATCCTTTGAAGAAGTTCTGTTGGAGAATCAAATAACCCTTGAAAGAAACAATAAAATATCAGAAATAATGGACAGTCTTCCATCCAGGCAAAAAGAAGCAATTCATTTACGGTACTTGGAAGAAATGAGTTATGAAGATGTTTCCGAATTAATGGGGGTTAAAATATCTACCTTATATAATTTAATTTTTACTGGACTTAAAACCCTGAAAGAAAAACTCCCTAGCCGGAAAATGTTAATTTCAGTACTGGGAATCCTTTTAGGGTTTTTGAATTAA
- a CDS encoding right-handed parallel beta-helix repeat-containing protein, whose product MKLKKSIVPEKLEWSKIVYKPWGNGLAILMVLILGCAFSVSGRTFDGAPARAERKLSKGETTYYVDLVNGNDRNSGTKKNEAWKSFTPANNLILRSGDTLKVIQPGRIDKSLALIAEGECTNPVVVEFIPGKYNFFPENALQRKLNISNTNDTPDLPKSIAFEIVQSQHVEVFAEGAEIMFRGKSMAFHIDRSNCINIKGLSMDYERPTVSEITVAYAGKNHADLDVGEDSDFVVKDGKVIWTGEGWQHPLQNYWQEYDPIENKVRRLAVDVGSTTFEKLGNRVLRAHFPKNPGFVQGMVLQNRNVTRDYAAVFMNRSNNISWQQIRVYFMHGMGFVSQFCKNVTVDGLDVRPRPGSGRTCAAWADILHFSSCRGDLKVKNSYLSAANDDAINVHGTHLKIQKILNAHRITVSFEHPQTYGFDAFEKGDSIAFINEKTLLENDSNVVTGVKKLNDKVVILELLKPVSEYLTDGYVVENTSWTPNVEISRNKITCIPTRGVLVTTRKQVRILENEFSNIQMSAVLIADDAQSWFESGMVKDVEISKNSFMECGGPVINIHPENEKSVDGRNVHQNIKIMNNTFYYDENALIHANSVGGLSFSENRIITTEKKEISSLMFIENCPAPLISGNTFSVVPLFNQSGQ is encoded by the coding sequence ATGAAACTGAAAAAAAGCATAGTCCCAGAAAAATTAGAATGGTCAAAAATTGTGTATAAACCATGGGGTAATGGGTTGGCTATTTTGATGGTTTTAATTCTGGGATGTGCTTTCTCAGTTTCAGGGCGGACATTTGATGGCGCTCCGGCACGCGCAGAAAGGAAGCTTTCCAAAGGAGAGACCACTTATTATGTTGATCTTGTAAATGGAAACGACCGCAATTCCGGAACAAAAAAGAATGAGGCGTGGAAATCATTTACCCCTGCCAATAATCTTATTTTAAGGTCAGGGGATACCTTAAAAGTAATTCAACCTGGGAGAATTGATAAGTCTCTTGCCCTTATTGCTGAAGGGGAGTGCACCAACCCCGTGGTAGTAGAATTCATTCCTGGTAAATATAATTTTTTCCCAGAAAATGCATTACAGAGAAAGCTTAACATCTCAAATACCAATGACACCCCTGATTTGCCAAAATCCATTGCCTTTGAGATTGTTCAATCACAACATGTCGAGGTATTTGCTGAAGGGGCTGAGATAATGTTTCGGGGCAAATCAATGGCTTTTCACATTGATCGTAGTAACTGTATAAACATCAAAGGGCTTTCCATGGATTATGAACGACCCACCGTTTCGGAAATTACCGTTGCTTATGCCGGAAAAAATCATGCTGATCTTGATGTGGGTGAGGATTCGGATTTTGTGGTGAAGGACGGAAAAGTAATATGGACAGGAGAAGGGTGGCAACACCCTTTACAAAACTATTGGCAAGAATATGACCCTATTGAAAATAAGGTAAGAAGGTTGGCGGTAGATGTGGGCAGTACAACTTTTGAAAAATTGGGAAATAGGGTGCTTCGTGCCCATTTTCCTAAAAATCCCGGTTTTGTCCAAGGAATGGTACTGCAAAACAGAAACGTCACACGGGATTATGCTGCAGTATTCATGAACAGGAGCAATAATATATCTTGGCAGCAAATCAGGGTTTATTTTATGCACGGGATGGGGTTTGTAAGTCAGTTTTGTAAAAACGTTACTGTCGATGGACTTGACGTTAGACCACGTCCTGGAAGTGGAAGAACCTGTGCTGCCTGGGCGGATATATTGCATTTTTCAAGTTGCAGAGGTGATCTAAAGGTTAAAAACTCCTATTTGTCAGCAGCCAATGATGACGCAATTAATGTTCATGGTACGCATTTGAAAATACAGAAAATACTGAATGCACATAGGATAACAGTGTCGTTTGAGCATCCACAGACTTATGGTTTTGATGCATTCGAAAAAGGGGACAGCATAGCATTTATAAATGAAAAAACACTTTTGGAAAATGATTCCAATGTGGTGACGGGAGTGAAAAAGTTAAATGACAAGGTGGTGATCCTCGAACTGTTGAAACCTGTTTCTGAGTATTTGACAGATGGTTATGTAGTGGAAAATACTTCATGGACACCTAATGTAGAAATATCTCGTAATAAAATTACATGTATACCTACCCGGGGAGTTTTGGTTACCACGCGCAAGCAGGTAAGAATTTTGGAAAATGAATTTAGTAATATACAAATGAGTGCCGTTCTAATTGCGGATGATGCACAAAGTTGGTTTGAGTCGGGAATGGTTAAGGATGTTGAAATATCAAAAAACAGCTTTATGGAATGTGGAGGCCCAGTAATCAATATCCATCCTGAAAACGAAAAGTCAGTGGATGGAAGAAATGTCCACCAAAATATTAAAATAATGAATAATACATTCTATTATGATGAAAATGCGTTGATTCATGCCAATAGTGTTGGTGGTCTCTCTTTTTCTGAAAATAGGATTATCACAACGGAGAAGAAGGAAATTTCCAGCCTCATGTTTATTGAGAATTGTCCAGCCCCTTTAATTTCGGGTAATACATTTTCAGTAGTTCCTCTATTTAATCAGTCCGGCCAATAG